In the genome of Lactuca sativa cultivar Salinas chromosome 3, Lsat_Salinas_v11, whole genome shotgun sequence, the window CAAGCAATTTCAGCCCTGATTGCTTTTTAGGAGAGGGAGGCTTTGGCCATGTCTATAGAGGACGTCTTCAGGGTAGTGGTCAGGTATAATCTTTCTGTTTCTATAACCTTTATCTGTTAGTATATACATAATCTTATAAATTATATAATCTTTTATAAAAGGTTGTAGCTGTGAAACAATTGGATAGAAACGGGCTTCAGGGTAACCGTGAATTTCTTGTTGAAGTTCTCATGCTTAGCCTTTTACATCATCCCAACTTAGTGAATTTAATCGGGTATTGTGCTGATGGAGACCAAAGACTTCTTGTTTATGAATTCATGCCATTAGGATCACTAGAAGATCACCTTCATGGTATAAACCATCTTTCtactttccttttttttttttttgttttataaacaTTCCATATATATCTATACAATAACACAAGTGATTTAACTCTTCACAGATCTTCCACCGGACCGAGAAGCACTAGATTGGAACACAAGAATGAAGATAGCAGCAGGAGCAGCCCGAGGTTTGGAGTTTCTTCATGATAAGGCTAACCCTCCTGTGATTTACAGGGACTTCAAATCCTCCAACATTTTACTCGGTGAGGGATTTCAACCAAAGCTCTCGGATTTCGGCCTTGCGAAATTGGGCCCCACTGGTGACAAGTCCCATGTTTCAACGCGTGTCATGGGGACATACGGTTATTGTGCACCTGAATATGCCATGACCGGTCAACTCACGGTCAAATCTGACGTGTACAGCTTCGGTGTTGTTTTCCTCGAGCTTATTACCGGTCGTAAAGCCATCGATAGCACTGCACCACAAGGGCAACAAAACCTTGTAACTtgggtaattaattaattaattaactaattatcaTTTTTCTTTCCATTCGTGTCTTTTTTTTTGGATTTATATAATTAAGTTGGTGTGAAATAAAATTTTAGGCAAGACCATTGTTTAACGATAGAAGGAAGTTTGCATCATTGGCGGATCCAAGGCTTGAAGGTCATTATCCAATGAGGGGGCTTTACCAGGCTCTAGCGGTTGCATCCATGTGTATTCAAGAACAGGCGGCGGCTCGACCGTTGATAGGTGATGTGGTGACCGCGTTGTCTTATCTTGCGAACCATGCGTATGACCCTGGTGCGGTCAATGGTCAAAGCAACAAGCACACGAATGGGAGGGTTTTAAAAAATGAAGAAGGTGGAGGATCGGGGCGTAGTAGATGGGATCTTGAAGGATCTGAGAAAGGAGAATCGCCAAGAGACACACCAAGGATTTTGAACAGGGATCTTGATAGGGAAAGGGCTGTTGCAGAGGCAAAAATGTGGGTGGAGAAGAGAAGGCAAAGTGCTCAAGGCAGTTTTGATGGGAATAGCAACGGTTCTGGTCAGTAGAAGGAtggtttgagttttttttttgtttttcttctttttgcCAAAACCGAATTTGGGAAAAGATTGGAGGAGTGTATAGAAACgatgaggaggatgttgtgatgTTTATGGTTAATTTTTCCTACACAATGAGGCATTTTAGGTGCTTTGTGGGTGTCTTGTTGTTTTTCTAATGTAACATATTGGTTAATGATACACAACATGGTTTTGGTCCGTTATTTTAGCTCCAGTTTCCTATTATTAGTTATCAGTTTCCAGCCTATACTTTCTTGCAGAACCTGTAAGCTGATATGTACAAAAGGATCGGTCGTGTCATTCTCCACTTGATAAAAAAATGTAACAATCGCTGTTGgtgtccacttaaacacaccttGTTCCAATCTTCatgatattgcttaaggaatactCACATGGAAAACCATATGGATCTTAAGTTTTGATTTCATAGCATGTGGGTTCACTAGGTAGGGGGCTGCATATTATCTTATTGGCCCTTTATTGACTTTGTTGCAATAAACTGAAGTTTTGCAGCAAGAGTTACATCATCACTTGATCCCCAACTTTGCTTCTCCTTTGCCCGTTACTTTATCTTATTAGCCCTTGTATTCGATGAAGTTTAGGTCATATACGTATGCCTGTGCCACTCCTCGGTTGACTTGTAGGTTGTTGGACTTTTCCCCTTGTATGTTGAGACCAAGGTAATATGGATTGATGAAGTTGTCTCATGGCTTCGCTTCTTTCGATATTGTAGGAAAATTGTGTTGTGCCGAGAAAAGTTTGGCCCGATTCTATTGGTCCACATTCACATAGTGCCACAACTATAACTCGAGCAATGCGTTCATGTTTTTTTGTTTGTCCATGATTTGGGGACGAAAAGTTGTCGAAAAGCTTAGTTCCATGATTAGAGTACCAAGTCACAATTATTTATGCtaagttttttattttaacaTCACGTGATACTACCAGAAATTAAAAATACGCAAATGACACTAAGTGGGTGTTTGGCAAAACTTTTTAAAATAGCTTATTAGCTttttagcttttcaaaaagctaataagctaaaaaaGTGTTTGTGTAATTgaaaaacactttttaaaacaggttttggataaaaaaaagtaAAGCTTTCAAAAAACTGAAAAATCCTAGCTTTTTAGCTTTTTAACTATTTTACTCTTAAAAAACTGTTTTTcttatccaaacactttttaaaaccaaCTTTTACTAAAAGCTATAAGCTAATAATCACTTTTCTTAAAAATCACTTTTATGCTAAAAAAGCT includes:
- the LOC111912321 gene encoding serine/threonine-protein kinase PBS1, whose amino-acid sequence is MGCFSCFDSRVEEKSNPQKVGADRPEVHPSAPSNISRLPSGVDRLKSRNNVSLRRESSGSKEGPYGQIAAQTFTFRELAAATSNFSPDCFLGEGGFGHVYRGRLQGSGQVVAVKQLDRNGLQGNREFLVEVLMLSLLHHPNLVNLIGYCADGDQRLLVYEFMPLGSLEDHLHDLPPDREALDWNTRMKIAAGAARGLEFLHDKANPPVIYRDFKSSNILLGEGFQPKLSDFGLAKLGPTGDKSHVSTRVMGTYGYCAPEYAMTGQLTVKSDVYSFGVVFLELITGRKAIDSTAPQGQQNLVTWARPLFNDRRKFASLADPRLEGHYPMRGLYQALAVASMCIQEQAAARPLIGDVVTALSYLANHAYDPGAVNGQSNKHTNGRVLKNEEGGGSGRSRWDLEGSEKGESPRDTPRILNRDLDRERAVAEAKMWVEKRRQSAQGSFDGNSNGSGQ